The Thamnophis elegans isolate rThaEle1 chromosome Z, rThaEle1.pri, whole genome shotgun sequence genome contains a region encoding:
- the UBA5 gene encoding ubiquitin-like modifier-activating enzyme 5 isoform X2: MNRLFFQPQQAGLSKVKAAEHTLRNINPDVCFEVHNYNITTVDNFQHFMNRISNGGLEEGKSVDLLLSCVDNFEARMAINTACNEIGQIWMESGVSENAVSGHIQLIIPGESACFACAPPLVVAANIDEKTLKREGVCAASLPTTMGVVAGLLVQNVLKYLLNFGIVSFYLGYNALQDFFPTMTMKPNPQCSDRNCRMQQEQYKKKEAVNLEEESIDQEDEIVHEDNDWGIELVSEISEEELKDDSSSVPDLPEGIMLAYTIPNKKENIPAEEMVEESEESLEELIAKMKNI, from the exons ATGAATAGGCTCTTTTTTCAACCCCAGCAAGCTGGACTGAGCAAAGTGAAAGCAGCAGAACACACTTTAAG gaatattaaTCCTGATGTCTGCTTTGAAGTACATAATTACAACATCACCACTGTGGACAACTTTCAGCATTTCATGAATAGGATCag TAATGGTGGATTAGAAGAAGGAAAATCTGTGGATCTTCTATTAAGCTGTGTGGATAACTTTGAAGCTCGTATGGCAATTAACACT GCTTGTAATGAGATTGGACAAATATGGATGGAATCGGGAGTAAGCGAAAATGCTGTTTCTGGTCATATCCAGCTGATCATACCTGGTGAATCAGCTTGTTTTGCA TGTGCACCTCCACTTGTCGTAGCTGCAAACATAGATGAGAAAACTCTGAAACGAGAGGGAGTTTGTGCAGCCAGTCTTCCCACCACTATGGGAGTGGTTGCTGGTCTTCTTGTGCAAAATGTCTTGAA ATATTTATTAAACTTTGGAATTGTGAGCTTTTACCTCGGCTACAATGCACTGCAGGATTTCTTTCCTACCATGACAATGAAACCAAATCCACAGTGTAGTGACCGAAATTGCAGAATGCAGCAAGAACAATATAAG AAAAAGGAGGCAGTGAATCTAGAAGAAGAATCAATAGACCAGGAAGACGAAATAGTTCATGAAGACAATGATTGGg GTATAGAGTTAGTTTCGGAGATTTCAGAAGAAGAACTGAAAGATGATTCTAGTTCAGTTCCTGATCTTCCAGAAGGAATTATGTTGGCTTACACAATACCAAACAAG AAAGAGAATATCCCAGCTGAAGAAATGGTTGAAGAATCTGAAGAAAGTCTTGAAGAACTTATTGctaaaatgaagaatatatag